A single Acidimicrobiales bacterium DNA region contains:
- a CDS encoding DUF6314 family protein, whose protein sequence is MEILDTLDFLLGTWRVARSIEDHRAGLRGTFEGTAALAEAPSSPDGSLDARARYEEVGELRFGALGQRAHRRLLYLRQGDSTAMLYFSDGRPFVDLDLSAGGWTSVHLCGHDRYEIATFVRSHDVVEEHWRVRGPAKDYRAVTRLMRMRGPDAPIVGASGLPRRQHEEASRHRRPSC, encoded by the coding sequence ATCCTCGACACGCTCGACTTCCTCCTTGGGACTTGGCGCGTCGCGCGTTCGATCGAGGATCACCGCGCCGGGCTCCGAGGCACGTTCGAAGGAACCGCGGCCCTCGCCGAGGCACCGTCGAGTCCCGACGGTTCGCTCGATGCCCGAGCACGCTATGAAGAAGTCGGAGAACTGCGCTTCGGGGCCCTTGGTCAGAGAGCCCATCGTCGTCTGCTGTACCTGCGACAAGGCGATTCGACGGCGATGCTCTACTTCAGCGACGGCCGCCCTTTCGTCGACCTCGACCTCAGCGCCGGGGGGTGGACCAGCGTCCACTTGTGCGGCCACGATCGCTACGAGATCGCGACGTTCGTGAGGTCGCACGACGTGGTTGAGGAGCACTGGCGGGTACGGGGCCCGGCGAAGGACTACCGGGCTGTCACGAGATTGATGCGCATGAGGGGTCCGGACGCTCCGATCGTCGGCGCCAGCGGCTTGCCGCGGCG